Part of the Flagellimonas eckloniae genome, TAATGAGGTACGGGAACATTTTTTCCATCTACAGCGTTAGTATGCAAATTTCCTTCCGATTTTGGCTTATAATGAATCACCAATTGATGGCCAAAAAGATTGAAATCTACCCAGTGATTACTGCTTCTTCCTTCTTCACAACCCAAAACATCTCTATAAAATGACCTACAATCATCTAAATTATGAACAGGAATAGCAACATGGAATGGAGTAATGGTTTGCATGAAAAAGACTTTTTCGGAAAGTTAGTTTTTCTTTTTCAAGCCTCCAAAAATTCTATAATTTGGTTGTTCACTTCCTCTTGATGCATGGAATGCCCCAAACCTTCCGTACTGATTAATTTACTGCTCGCCCAATTCTTATGGACATTTTCAGATGCGTGATAAGGCGCTATCTTATCCAATCGGTCATGGAACAACAACCCTTTTTTAGTATTTGATTGTGCAAACCGTGAGGATGAAAAGTCCTGGATATGAAAACCGAATCTATCAAAAATGTAACCATCCAGAACAGTCATAAACCGATTGCTGAATTTTAGAATTTTTTGATAATTGTCCATAAACTCATGAAATTCTGAAGGAGCTCCAATAGTCACAAGTTTTTCAACTTTAGGATTTGGGTTTTTAAACTCATTGTACATGAGCGTCATACCTCCTACCGAATGCCCGATGATATATTTTGGGGTGTATTTTTTTGTCATATAATGCAAGGCCTTTTCGTACAATGGCACATACAAAAGTTTACCGGATGAATAACCATGCGATGGAGCATCAAATGCTATAATATTAAACTCAGCATCTTGAAGTTTTTTTATCAAGTTACGCCAACGGAATGTGTTACTTTCCCAGCCATGTACCAGCAATATGGTTTCTTTTTTACCGGGCCACCGATACGATTGTAACTGATGCCCAGCTGCATCTTCAACCTCCAGTTTTGCGTTATCCAAAAAATCTTTTTGCTCAGTTCTGACTTTCCCTTTTCTTACGGTACAGAGTAGATTGAAAGCCTTGTGGGCGGCTTTTTTAGGTGTAAAAAGAGAATATATGTTGAAATATTGGCCGTAGACCAGCGGAAGTATTTTAGTAATAAGTTTTTTCATTTGGTTACTTTTTGTAACTTACTCTATAAAAGAAATCAAAAATACAGATAACTTTTAAATAAAATATTGGTTACCAAAGTAAAATCAGGTATGAATATGGAAACTATCGCTGAAAATCAGAAAGTTAGAACGGCAAAAAAATTAGAAAAAATGTTTGGTCATATTGATTACAAGCACCCTCCTGAACTTTGCCCTGTCAGAGATGTGATGTCCGTGGCCTCAGATCAGTGGAGTACATTGATTATTCTTTGGTTGGGATACTTTCCAGTGCTACGCTTCAATAAACTTAAAAAGTTTGTTTATGGAATATCAAATAAGGTTTTAAGCCAACGGTTAAAAGTGTTGGAGGCGGATGGTTATATTTCTAGGAAAGCATATGCTGAAGTTCCCATTAGAGTTGAATACAGATTGACAGATTTTGGACAAACGTATGTTGAAAAATTATTGGAATTAACGGAATGGATGCAATCCAATAGCCCAAAAGTTTTGGCTAATAGGGAAAAGTTTGGACTGCTTTAGTCTTTTATTCTATTCCATATATCTAAATACATTTTCCAACTGCCATTTTCCTTTTTCCATATAGCCACGTACTTTCCTCCCCATTCAAACACCTCGCCAGCTGCGTTTTGGGTTTTCCCTTCATAATATCCATGATCATGTGCATAGTTGCCCAAAAATTTAATTTCTTCTGAACTTATTTTATGGTGAATCACCTTTGAACCATTGTTTTGTGGAGTCCAATATTCCAGTAGCCCTGAACCGCTTAAAATGTCCAAATTGTTGGGGAAAATTTTCGCATCCGAAGTATAACTGTTTTGAATTCCTTCAATATCACCTTGCATAAAGGCTTTTGAGAAGTTTTGAGAAGCTTGAACAATCTCGTTTTTCAATTCCTCCTGTTCTGCTGATATTTTCCCATTGCTGCAATCGATCTTCCAGGTAGGAAAAACTATTGTTTCCGTCTTATCTACCCATTCTCCAACCCATTTATAACCTTTTTCGTCAATCTCATAGAAAGACAGCCTATAAAATCCATCCGTGCCATTTGGTGCTTTTTGCTCTCTATAAAGTACAATTTTCCCTTCTTTGGTTTTATTGCCTTCCCATACTGGAAGTGTAGGACTGGGTGAACGGGTACTGTAATAATGTACATACCATTTTGTACTATCTGGAATAAATTGGCGAATGCTTCCGGAAAACGTTTGGTCTTCTTTTAAGGTTTCATCCTGAATCGCCATTCCGTTCATAATGTATTTGAACCGCCAGATCATGTCAACAGGTTCAGCCCAGGTTTGGTCGGCTTTTTTTGTCTGGGATTTGCAATTACATTCTCCAATAAGGGGAGCAAAGTCTAAAAGTTCCTTTGGTGCGTTTGGATTGGGCAATCCAAAAGGATGTTCAACTGAAGGTTCAAAATCGTATTGAGCACATAATGCAAAGGGAAAGACTAAAACTAAAAGAAAGTATTTCATTTGGATGGATTTTACCCAAATTAACCAAATGGACTAAAGTCACGACTTTCTTTAGGAATTAATTAACAAGTGTTACTCCCACCCCAACATTAGATACTTTATTTTGGCATTATCTGGAATCTGTACAGCTTCAATAGTTGAAGTCGAATATCTAAGATTGGCTGGTAATTCACCCTTATCAATAGTGAAATACAGATTACTTTCCTTTGGAAATATAACGATACTGTTCAAAGTGGTAACAATTTTCTTTATGGCGTATGTAGTTTGAATGTCTTTAAAAGTGCTTTGCAAACTAATGCCATCACCCGTGACATAACGGGTATCAAAAATTCTAATATTTTCAATTTTTGGAACACTGTCCAGATTCGGAGTAAGGGTCATAAGATGTTTACCTCCTTTTTCAAAAAGTTTGATTTTTCTGGATTGTGATGCAATCGAAAGGCTGGAGGTGTCTTTTACAATGGAATCCTGAATAAATACAGCTTCCAAATCTTCAACCGGGGTTGTATTTGAAAGTGGACCTATACTATTTTCGGTAATTAAAAAAGAAGTGTCTTTTTTTTCACAACCAAGAGAAAACAACAGACAACAAATACCAAGTACTACTATATATTTTTTCATTTTATTGATTACCGGATAACTTTTTTCAAAACTCCCAAAACCCCTCTTATAAAAGTAGCACTGGTCAATACCTTAACGACAGGGTTCATTCTTGTGCTTCTTCGGGATGATGAGCTTTTTTTCGAAGTGGTTTTGCGTTCTTTTTCTTTTTCCTTCTCGGCCTTTTCTATTTTTTCATTCAGGATTTCATAGGCACTTTCCCTATCAATGTCCTCGTTGTATTTTTTTATCAATTTTGATTTACCCAAAGTTTCTTTCAGCTCGGTATCGGTCAAAACATCCATTCGACTCATGGGTGCGCGCAACATTGTGGCGGCCAAAGGAGTGGGTCTTCCTTTTTCATCAAGTGCAGAAATCAAGGCTTCTCCTATTCCCAAGGATGTCAACACCTCTTTTGTATCATAAAATTCAGAATCAGGATAGTTTTCAGCAGTAAGCTTAATGGCCTTTCTATCTTTTGCGGTAAATGCCCTAAGCGCATGTTGTACCTTTAAACCCAATTGCGCGAGCACATCGTCAGGTACATCAGTAGGGTTTTGAGTGACAAAATAGAGGCCTATTCCTTTAGAGCGAATCAATTTTACGATACTTTCAATTTGGTCTAAAAGGGCTTTTGAAGCTTCTTTAAAAATTAGATGGGCTTCATCAATAAAAAGGATCAACTCAGGCCTATCACTATCCCCTTGTTCAGGGAAAGTTGAATAGATTTCAGCCAAAAGACTCAACATAAAAGTTGAAAACAGTTTAGGTCTATCTTGAATGTCAGTTAGGCGGATTATGTTGATGTATCCCTTGCCATTTTCATCAATTCTTACCAAATCATCAACATCAAAAGACTTTTCGCCAAAAAATAAATCAGCACCCTGTTGTTCCAGTTCAATGATTTTTCTCAATATAGTTCCTGTAGAACTGGTAGAAATACGACCATAGGACTCTTGAAATTCCTTTTTGCCTTGTCCTGTAGCATATTGTAGCACCTTTTTAAAATCTTTAAGGTCTAAAAGCGGTAATTTGTTGTCATCACAATATTTAAATACAACAGCTACAATACCTTCCTGTGTAACTGTTAAATCTAGTATTCTGGATAATAAGGTTGGACCAAACTCCGAAACGGTTGCTCTTAAACGTACTCCATCTTGCTCCGAAAGGGATAGTATTTCAACAGGAAATCCACTAGCTTCAAATGGAAGCCCAATTTTTTCATGGCGTTCATCAATTTTCGGATGTCCAGGACTTGGTTGTGCAATCCCACTGAGATCTCCTTTAAGGTCCATGAGTAGGACGGGTATCCCTTTGTTTGAAAGGTTTTCTGCAATAACCTGTAATGTCTTTGTCTTTCCAGTACCGGTGGCCCCAGCAATAAGACCATGCCTATTCAGTGTTTTTAATGGAATTTTTACGTGGGCATTCGTAACCGTCTCCCCGTTGAACATTCCTGCCCCCATAGTAATAAAATCACCCTTTGTGGTATAGCCTTTTTCAATATGTTCAAAGAATTTTTCTTTGCTACTCATGGAATTCAATTTCCGATAAAAATAGGGTAATTTTAACCAAATCTAAAAACACATCAAGATGAAAACTGCCCATTACCTTTTTCTTTCCATTTTTATGTCGGGAATCTTCACATGCCTGTATTCTCAGGAAAAAACCAATGTTGTTTTTCACAAGACCCATGAAGAAAAGAAACTAAGTGCTCCATACAGTGACGCCGTACAAGTAGGGAATGTATTCTATCTATCTGGTCAAATAGGAATGGATCATTCCACAAGAACGTTGGTTGAAGGTGGTATTGAGGCTGAAACCAAAAAAAGTATCAAAAATATTGAAGAAGTGTTGGCGCAACATGGGATGACATTGGATAATGTGGTGAAGTGCACAGTGATTTTAAATTCAATTTCGGATTATAATGTTTTCAATGGGGTTTATTCCAAGTTTTTTCCAAAAAAGCCTGCAAGGACAACTATGGCTGCAAGTGGTTTGCCCAGAAACGCCAAGGTTGAGATTGAAGTTATTGCGGTGCAATAGTTTTTTAAACTAAGGTTTAAGAATTAACTAAATCCTATCTTTGCCCAATGGTTTCAGAACAGGTCATGGATTTGGTTGATAAAGGACTTATGCTTCCATTAATGGAGGAGTTCTACACAATTCAGGGAGAGGGATATCACAAGGGTACGGCTGCCTACTTTATCCGCGTAGGTGGGTGTGATGTAGGTTGTCATTGGTGTGATGTTAAGGAAAGTTGGAATGCGGAAACACATCCACCAACACAAATAGCGAGTATTGTTGATAATGCCTCGAATTATTCTGATACCATTGTTATTACGGGAGGAGAGCCACTGACTTGGGATATGGGGCCTTTGACTGCTGCTTTAAAGGAAAAAAAACTGCAAACACATATTGAAACGTCGGGTGCCTATCCGTTCACAGGTATTTGGGATTGGATTTGTCTTTCACCCAAGAAAAATAAGCTTCCCGAAGAAGAAATATATGCTGTTGCGCATGAATTAAAAGTCATTGTTTACAACAAGCACGATTTTATTTTTGCAGAGGAACAAGCAGAAAAAGTAAATGGAAAGTGCATTCTGTATCTTCAGCCAGAATGGAGTGTTCGTGAAAAAATGGTTCCTTTGATTGTGGATTATGTAATGAAAAACCCCAAATGGAAGGTATCCTTACAAACCCATAAATATTTGAATATACCCTAATTCTATTTATGGATTAACGTCCGCCATTACCTTGCAGGTCCAGAATACATTCAGTATCAAGCACTGGTACTATTGCAAGTCCTTTTGCAGTTCTGCTTTCTAAAATTTTTAGCATAGAGTCTCCATCTAATGCACATGGAGAAGTCAAAACACTTCCTTTTGAAGTCAAACTTCTAGAGGTAGAGCTGCCAAATTGAATTTCTGCAAGCATTAAGCATCCATCAACATTACAATGATCGTTACCGAGTGGAATGCCATTGGAATCAAGAATGGGCTCATCATTCTCATCCGTTTGTACACCCTCATGGTCATTTATGGGTGGTGTTCCTAAATTTACCAATCCAAACAAATGCCCAAATTCATGGTTCAAAGTAGCAGTTTCTATGTCTGTAACAGTTACTATGGCACTTCTTCTCGCAAGTTCCGAAATGGTAGATTCATATATTACCATTGAAGTATTTCTGTAAACGGCCCCAAGAGTTACTAAACCTTCATCCAATTCGTCCCCATCAGAAGGGGCATCGGCAAAATAAATGTAGATGGCCAAGGTAGTTCCATTATT contains:
- a CDS encoding VOC family protein — protein: MQTITPFHVAIPVHNLDDCRSFYRDVLGCEEGRSSNHWVDFNLFGHQLVIHYKPKSEGNLHTNAVDGKNVPVPHYGVVLPWDVFQSFSKDLQTKKIEFVIEPYIRFKDEVGEQATMFFLDPAGNALEFKAFKDMEQLFAK
- a CDS encoding RidA family protein, producing the protein MKTAHYLFLSIFMSGIFTCLYSQEKTNVVFHKTHEEKKLSAPYSDAVQVGNVFYLSGQIGMDHSTRTLVEGGIEAETKKSIKNIEEVLAQHGMTLDNVVKCTVILNSISDYNVFNGVYSKFFPKKPARTTMAASGLPRNAKVEIEVIAVQ
- a CDS encoding alpha/beta hydrolase, with amino-acid sequence MKKLITKILPLVYGQYFNIYSLFTPKKAAHKAFNLLCTVRKGKVRTEQKDFLDNAKLEVEDAAGHQLQSYRWPGKKETILLVHGWESNTFRWRNLIKKLQDAEFNIIAFDAPSHGYSSGKLLYVPLYEKALHYMTKKYTPKYIIGHSVGGMTLMYNEFKNPNPKVEKLVTIGAPSEFHEFMDNYQKILKFSNRFMTVLDGYIFDRFGFHIQDFSSSRFAQSNTKKGLLFHDRLDKIAPYHASENVHKNWASSKLISTEGLGHSMHQEEVNNQIIEFLEA
- a CDS encoding winged helix-turn-helix transcriptional regulator, whose protein sequence is MNMETIAENQKVRTAKKLEKMFGHIDYKHPPELCPVRDVMSVASDQWSTLIILWLGYFPVLRFNKLKKFVYGISNKVLSQRLKVLEADGYISRKAYAEVPIRVEYRLTDFGQTYVEKLLELTEWMQSNSPKVLANREKFGLL
- a CDS encoding 7-carboxy-7-deazaguanine synthase QueE, whose protein sequence is MVSEQVMDLVDKGLMLPLMEEFYTIQGEGYHKGTAAYFIRVGGCDVGCHWCDVKESWNAETHPPTQIASIVDNASNYSDTIVITGGEPLTWDMGPLTAALKEKKLQTHIETSGAYPFTGIWDWICLSPKKNKLPEEEIYAVAHELKVIVYNKHDFIFAEEQAEKVNGKCILYLQPEWSVREKMVPLIVDYVMKNPKWKVSLQTHKYLNIP
- a CDS encoding helicase HerA-like domain-containing protein; this translates as MSSKEKFFEHIEKGYTTKGDFITMGAGMFNGETVTNAHVKIPLKTLNRHGLIAGATGTGKTKTLQVIAENLSNKGIPVLLMDLKGDLSGIAQPSPGHPKIDERHEKIGLPFEASGFPVEILSLSEQDGVRLRATVSEFGPTLLSRILDLTVTQEGIVAVVFKYCDDNKLPLLDLKDFKKVLQYATGQGKKEFQESYGRISTSSTGTILRKIIELEQQGADLFFGEKSFDVDDLVRIDENGKGYINIIRLTDIQDRPKLFSTFMLSLLAEIYSTFPEQGDSDRPELILFIDEAHLIFKEASKALLDQIESIVKLIRSKGIGLYFVTQNPTDVPDDVLAQLGLKVQHALRAFTAKDRKAIKLTAENYPDSEFYDTKEVLTSLGIGEALISALDEKGRPTPLAATMLRAPMSRMDVLTDTELKETLGKSKLIKKYNEDIDRESAYEILNEKIEKAEKEKEKERKTTSKKSSSSRRSTRMNPVVKVLTSATFIRGVLGVLKKVIR
- a CDS encoding YybH family protein, producing the protein MKYFLLVLVFPFALCAQYDFEPSVEHPFGLPNPNAPKELLDFAPLIGECNCKSQTKKADQTWAEPVDMIWRFKYIMNGMAIQDETLKEDQTFSGSIRQFIPDSTKWYVHYYSTRSPSPTLPVWEGNKTKEGKIVLYREQKAPNGTDGFYRLSFYEIDEKGYKWVGEWVDKTETIVFPTWKIDCSNGKISAEQEELKNEIVQASQNFSKAFMQGDIEGIQNSYTSDAKIFPNNLDILSGSGLLEYWTPQNNGSKVIHHKISSEEIKFLGNYAHDHGYYEGKTQNAAGEVFEWGGKYVAIWKKENGSWKMYLDIWNRIKD